In Scomber scombrus chromosome 17, fScoSco1.1, whole genome shotgun sequence, the following proteins share a genomic window:
- the vgll2a gene encoding LOW QUALITY PROTEIN: transcription cofactor vestigial-like protein 2a (The sequence of the model RefSeq protein was modified relative to this genomic sequence to represent the inferred CDS: inserted 2 bases in 1 codon): protein MSCLDVMYQVFGPQPYFSSYSPYHHQKLALYSKMQDPQDGSGGSRLGPXAGPSGPLAIKEEDKDLPPGAEYLSSRCVLFTYFQGDISAVVDEHFSRALSQPTAYTTAAAAAAAASTSHKAVRDGAFPMNQRSFPPSFWNSSYQPSGALSAPHSELSFPSSDPYSSASLHSHLHQPSPDAWHPSHHHHHHHHHPYSLGGSISTQSSAYSRPGVHEMYGAAFDPRYGSLLVPSVRSHHRLTSGSSVPGPSSSPCDIGGKGESGTGSGWSGTFTGAGAEIGLNMDTGLQTQDKTKDLYWF from the exons aTGAGCTGCTTGGATGTGATGTACCAAGTGTTTGGTCCTCAGCCTTATTTCAGCTCCTACAGTCCTTATCACCACCAG AAACTGGCTTTGTATTCCAAAATGCAAGACCCCCAGGACGGCAGCGGTGGCAGCCGGCTGGGCCC CGCCGGTCCCTCGGGGCCCCTGGCGATTAAAGAGGAGGACAAGGATCTGCCGCCGGGCGCCGAGTACCTGAGCTCCCGCTGCGTCCTGTTCACCTACTTCCAGGGAGACATCAGCGCCGTGGTGGACGAACACTTCAGCCGAGCCCTCAGCCAGCCGACCGCTTACaccaccgccgccgccgccgctgcaGCCGCCTCCACCAGCCACAAGGCCGtaagag ATGGAGCATTCCCGATGAACCAAAGAAGTTTTCCTCCGTCTTTCTGGAACAGCTCCTACCAGCCGTCCGGCGCTCTGTCAGCTCCGCACTCAGAgctctccttcccttcctccgaCCCGTACTCCTCCGCCTCGCTGCACAGCCACCTCCACCAGCCGAGCCCGGACGCCTGGCACCcgtcccaccaccaccaccatcaccaccaccacccctacTCACTAGGGGGCAGTATAAGCACCCAGAGTTCGGCGTATTCTCGTCCCGGCGTTCACGAGATGTACGGAGCGGCGTTCGACCCGCGCTACGGCTCGCTGCTGGTGCCGTCGGTGAGGTCTCATCACCGGCTGACGTCCGGCAGCTCGGTACCGGGGCCGAGCAGCTCGCCGTGTGACATCGGGGGGAAGGGGGAGTCGGGGACGGGGTCGGGTTGGAGCGGCACCTTCACCGGAGCGGGAGCAGAGATCGGACTCAACATGGACACAG